TGAAACACGTTGTTATCTATTCGAACAACAGAAACCTCATTTCCGGCCCCTCTCTCCGTTTTGAGTTCAGTACTGCGCTGGAGAGTGTGTCCTTCTTGGGCCGCCCACTGGGAGGCCACATTTTGATTGAACCCTTTTTGACGAACCTGTTCAAAAAGTCGCAAGAGGGGTGGCGGGAGATCCGCTTGATCGGAACGGTACGTTGTTCCATTCACCACAACAGTCAGTGGGGTTTCTTTTAAGGGAAGGGATTGTTCCATGAGCGGTTTAAAACAAGCCCAACAAAAAGTGCGATGGATCTCATTTGATTGGGAACAGTGTTCGCAGGATTTACCATTTTGGGTGGGCGGCAATAGAGTATGGACCGTTTCCCCAATTTCGAGATGAGAAAACCGGCCCATTTTTTTAATGGCATTTTGTAATTCACGAGGGAGCTTTTGTTTGCTTTCAATATGATCAAAACGATTGTTAAACATATGTTTATTAATACATGTTTGATGACGCAGGTCGAGCTCGAATTTTAGCCCACTGACGTATTTCATCGATGCCTTCCGCCATTGTTGTCGAAAGAGGGACCGTACACTCAATAGCTTCTTCAATGTCCTCTTGATTCAATTCTCTATTTTGAAAAAATGCGGTGTGCAAAGCTTCCACGATAACTTGCTCGAGCTCCGCGCCGGAAAAACCCTTTGTCCGCTGGGCCAGTGTCGCAATATTAAAGGAGGAGGGAATCCTCTTCTTCCTTTTGATGTGGATGGAAAGAATATCCAAACGCTCTTTTTCTGTCGGGAGATCGATAAAGAAAATTTCGTCTAACCGGCCTTTGCGAAGAAGTTCTGGCGGAAGCTGGTGGATATTATTGGCGGTTGCCGCAACAAAAACGGGCTTACGTTTCTCCTGAAGCCAGGTAAGAAACGTTGAAAATATTCGGCTGGTCGTACCGGCGTCCACAGAACCAGAGGATTGGCTGCCGGACAATCCCTTTTCAATTTCATCAAGCCAAAGGACACAGGGAGCAACCGACTCCGCTGTCTTAATGGCTTTTCGCATGTTTTCTTCCGATTGCCCAATGTATTGGCCAAAGATTGACCCCATGTCCAGGCGAAGCAAAGGAAGCTTCCAAAGACCACTAATGGCTTTACAAGTAAGGGACTTACCGCATCCCTGGACTCCCATCAGTAATATCCCTTTAGGTTCTGGAAGTCCGAAGTTACGTGCTTTTTCAGAAAAACCATTTCCTCTTTTAACAAGCCACTGCTTGAGTGTGTCAATTCCACCTATTTCTGAAAAAGATTCCTTAGCTTCAAAATACTCCAATTGGCGGGATTTTCGAATGATCTGCTGTGTTTCTTTTAAAAGGGTCTCTTCAATTTCTTCAACCGTGAAGGATGAACCGCCGACAATGGACCTGGCAATGGCGTTTTCAGCCTCAGAAAGGGTCATTCCAAGGGCGGCTTGAATGATTTTTTCCCTGTCGTCGGCGTTAAAATCGAACGATACTTTTCCTTTTGCTTGGGAAAGGGCATCGTCCACAAGGTTCGCCATTTCTTCAAAATCCGGAAGTTCATAGTCAATGACAGAAATGTCTTTTTCAATTTCAATTGGAATCGTAAGGACGGGGGAAAGAAGAATCACTGTCTTGTAACTGGATTTTAGTTCGTTCACAAGATCGCGAAGCCGGCGAACGATTTTGGCGTCATTGAGGTTGGGGTGGAAATCTTTAAGAACAAAGATCGCCTTATCACCCGATTTAGCAATATGGTCGAGGGCCTGAAGGGGGTCCAAAGCGATTTCTGTCCCCGCGAGTGGATATTCGGATATCCCCCTTGTCACAGACCATAGATAGAGATTCTTCCCTTGTCTTTGTGCCATTTTGGCTAGGAGAGATTCAGCCCGAGACTCCTCCCAGCTTACAAGGTATATGAGTGGGTAACGAGATCGAATCAAAATATCCAGTTCCGATTCTTGTTTAGAAAGAGGCTGATCGTTGGATAGACTTATTTCCATGGTCTAAGTTTCCTTTTAGGGTCTTCTTAACCCGGATTAATAATTGGGAACGAGGTCGGAAAAGTATCCATCATCGCTCCCCATGCAAATGTCTTGCAATAGATTAACCTGATCAATTCTATTCTTCGATTGTCCCAACATAAAATTGTTCCACGTGAAACAAAATAAGAAATATTTTTACCTGGATTTTAATTTAAACAAAGCACTTAACCCGAAATCCACAGTTGGATCGCGGGATTCGACGAAAAATCCGGACCTTTTTCTTTCCAAAAAAAGTTTGTCCGTAGCCCCCGCGACCGCGCTAGCGGAAGTACCGCGTGGGAGCGGCCTACGACCTGCACTTTTTTGTTCGTAAAAAAGCCCACTTTATTCATCTCGCATCAGCGGCTCTGCCGCCTCAGGTGCCAGGCTTTCTGAGCCTGGCCGGTCCTCGCGCCCAACTGAAGATTCCGGGTTAATAGGCGATAACATCATTTTTTTCTGAATAAACAATTGGCCCATGATAAATTGTTCTAATGCCTACCACAAAACCTGCTGTCAACTTTGTTTCACGTGGAACAAATAAAAACAAATTAAAACTGTTATTTGCTGTTTATTGTTCGTTTAAACCTAAGAGGCTCAAGTTTCTCGGCCTCTTCAAATTGGGTGTTGGCTTCAGAATAGCGCCCAAGTTTTTTCAAACGCATAGCCCATTCGAATCGAGCTTCTGCAAAACGGGGATCAATATTCAGGGCATTGATAAAAGCCTTTTCTGCCGCTGCCACTTGTCCCGAATCATTGAGAGCAATAGCCAAAGAAAGCTGAGCGTCTGGTGACCCAGGATTGAGATGCACCGATTTATTTGCCGCTACGAGCCCGGGCTTAAATTTCCCTTCTAGCATTAATGCACGGGAAAGAAGAGCATAGGGAAGGGAAAGGCTCGGATAGGACTCCATAACAATTCGAATCTCCGAAATGGCGTCTTGGTTGCGCTTTAAATCCAAAAATATTCTAGCCTTCATCAGGTGGGCAGCCGGATGATCTTTATAGGTTGCAATAGCTCGGTTGGCCCATTTAAGACTTTCTTCGGGATCATTCTTTAATCGAAACAAATCAACAAATTTTTCAATGGTTCCGAAATCTCCAGAATCGAGATTGATGGCACGTTCAAGATATTTTTCTGCTTCAGAATATCGATTTCCCATTCCAGCCAATATTGAGCGCACTTGAAAATAATAAATATGATGTCGCAACGCCATTTCTCGCCAACCTTGGAGTCGTTCGAGGTCCATAAATGTTTGTCCCGCCACGGGATGAGAAAGACCCCCGCCCAGAGGCAATAAATTTTCGCCTATTTTAGACAACAATCTTTCTGCCTCTTCCATTCTCCCGAATGATCCTAAATACACAATCCATGCTAAACCGGAATCGAACCGGCGATTATCCTCCAAATACAGGCGTTCCACGATTCTTGCCGCTTCCCTTCGCTCCCCTTTCTGATGAAGGATATTTGAAAGCAGAAGCTCAAGGCCTTCATCGGTCCCAAACGAAGGTCGGACCGATTCTAATAGATCAAACGAAGTTGTGAGGTCTCCCACATAGAGATAGGCACGAGCAACCTTAATTTTTAAGTTTTTGTCCTGGGGGGCAGAATTAAGCAAATTGTTGAATTGGGAGATGGCGTCAATGTATCTCCCCTGATTGAAAAAAAGATCCCCCGAAAGCTCCATTAAACGTAAATTATCCGGAAAAAGAAGAAGTCCATCGGTTAAATGGGAAGTGGCCTTCGCGTAATCCCGACGGTTAATAAAATGGCTGGCCAAGAGAACGTGAGACCGAATATCCTTCGGGTTAATTTTTTTAGCCTCTAGCAAGTGCTCCACACCAAATGAATCCATTCCTCGCATCAAATTTAATGCCCCAAGACCAATAGCTCCTTCGAAATTATTGGGGAACTTTTCACGTAACGTCCGGTATGTTTTTTCCGCAGGGTCAATGGTGCCCTTATTGATGTAGCTCTTGGCCAACATTTCCAAAAGTATTTCTTCCTCTGACGCAGGCCACTCTTTTTTTTCAAGGACTTTCACCAAAATCTCAACAGCCTTCCCGGGATTCCCCGCATCCAAAGCTCGTTGAGCCTTGGTCAAGGAGCCCGAACGAGACCACATCCAGAAGAAAAGGAACCCCACAACGACTAAAAAAACCGCGATCAGAAATCGATTCATTAATTTTGACATTATTTATAGATACGTTTTACCATGAGTATGACACAGTGTAACGTACAACACCTTCCCCGTCTTTTTCTATCGGAAGATTAAATTCGATGGTTTGGGAATCTTTCTTCACCCACTTTTGGGAAGAATCGGTCACACGCCAATTGGTCCACCGATAAAGGGGTTCCACGACCCGGACAGTCACAGCCTGTTCTTTATGGTTTCGAATTTTGATCTCGAATGTCTCTGTCATGGATTTCTTATCCGTAGAAACTTGATAATGAACGCGGGTCCGCTCGCCCACCACATCAAAAGCATTGCCCATCTTGACCCACACCAGCTCGTCTTTGGGTGTGTGGTCGATGGCGTCCTCACCAATAAACTCCAAAGCCCCATCCGAATCTTCCTTATAGACGCGAATCGTCCCTTTCGGCAAAGGGAGACCCAGATGATGTTCTTTGGAGTTTTTAAACTCAAGCATCACCCAAACTTTCTTTTCATCTGAGGACGCTCCATAGTTCGGATCGGTCCTCGAATAAACGTTATAATACCCTCCCGTGTCACCAGAAGCGTTGTATATGAACAGTTTTTTTACGGGCACGTCGCGACTGGCGGCCAATTCAATTTGTTTGGTTTCGTTGTTCATTAAAGTGGCCGGCCGCTGAAGGGTGTAAAGATGGTATTCAAAAAAACTCTTTTCCTGAAATTGGGGCTGAGTCATTTCCGCCCGTCGACTGATTAGGGCCCCTCCCATCAAAGAGGCGTAGGGGGGAGGTACCCGGTTCACATCACCGGCGACGAGCTTAATTTTCGCTTCCCGATAAGCCACACCCGATCCGTTCGTTAGGGTCACCCAAGCGTTTAAATCAAGCGTTTCTTCCGTCGGTGACAATTTCAAAACGTAATCGGATTTCCAGGAGAGACCGCCGGTCAAGTAGGCGATTTCACATTCCTGTTTCCCGGCCTTTTGAGCCGAAACCCGCCAGAGGAGCTGGGGTTTCGTCACAAACCCTTCGGGAAGTTCCGGGAGAACCACCCGGCCGTCCGGATTTAAATAAAGTTTTCCACCCACCTGGAGAACGCGCCCCCCGGTGTTCGACAGCAAAGTGCCCTTCAGCACTTCCCGACGGTCGTTAC
The sequence above is a segment of the Elusimicrobiota bacterium genome. Coding sequences within it:
- a CDS encoding AAA family ATPase, which gives rise to MEISLSNDQPLSKQESELDILIRSRYPLIYLVSWEESRAESLLAKMAQRQGKNLYLWSVTRGISEYPLAGTEIALDPLQALDHIAKSGDKAIFVLKDFHPNLNDAKIVRRLRDLVNELKSSYKTVILLSPVLTIPIEIEKDISVIDYELPDFEEMANLVDDALSQAKGKVSFDFNADDREKIIQAALGMTLSEAENAIARSIVGGSSFTVEEIEETLLKETQQIIRKSRQLEYFEAKESFSEIGGIDTLKQWLVKRGNGFSEKARNFGLPEPKGILLMGVQGCGKSLTCKAISGLWKLPLLRLDMGSIFGQYIGQSEENMRKAIKTAESVAPCVLWLDEIEKGLSGSQSSGSVDAGTTSRIFSTFLTWLQEKRKPVFVAATANNIHQLPPELLRKGRLDEIFFIDLPTEKERLDILSIHIKRKKRIPSSFNIATLAQRTKGFSGAELEQVIVEALHTAFFQNRELNQEDIEEAIECTVPLSTTMAEGIDEIRQWAKIRARPASSNMY
- a CDS encoding tetratricopeptide repeat protein, with translation MNRFLIAVFLVVVGFLFFWMWSRSGSLTKAQRALDAGNPGKAVEILVKVLEKKEWPASEEEILLEMLAKSYINKGTIDPAEKTYRTLREKFPNNFEGAIGLGALNLMRGMDSFGVEHLLEAKKINPKDIRSHVLLASHFINRRDYAKATSHLTDGLLLFPDNLRLMELSGDLFFNQGRYIDAISQFNNLLNSAPQDKNLKIKVARAYLYVGDLTTSFDLLESVRPSFGTDEGLELLLSNILHQKGERREAARIVERLYLEDNRRFDSGLAWIVYLGSFGRMEEAERLLSKIGENLLPLGGGLSHPVAGQTFMDLERLQGWREMALRHHIYYFQVRSILAGMGNRYSEAEKYLERAINLDSGDFGTIEKFVDLFRLKNDPEESLKWANRAIATYKDHPAAHLMKARIFLDLKRNQDAISEIRIVMESYPSLSLPYALLSRALMLEGKFKPGLVAANKSVHLNPGSPDAQLSLAIALNDSGQVAAAEKAFINALNIDPRFAEARFEWAMRLKKLGRYSEANTQFEEAEKLEPLRFKRTINSK
- a CDS encoding DUF4139 domain-containing protein, coding for MKKLFLILFSIWFGAHGILHATDVTIYNNDLGLVREKRVFDLEKGVSSVTMDEVAARIDPTSVHFISLTDASALSVLEQNFQYDLVNESKLLEKYLGREIEIERFSKEGNDRREVLKGTLLSNTGGRVLQVGGKLYLNPDGRVVLPELPEGFVTKPQLLWRVSAQKAGKQECEIAYLTGGLSWKSDYVLKLSPTEETLDLNAWVTLTNGSGVAYREAKIKLVAGDVNRVPPPYASLMGGALISRRAEMTQPQFQEKSFFEYHLYTLQRPATLMNNETKQIELAASRDVPVKKLFIYNASGDTGGYYNVYSRTDPNYGASSDEKKVWVMLEFKNSKEHHLGLPLPKGTIRVYKEDSDGALEFIGEDAIDHTPKDELVWVKMGNAFDVVGERTRVHYQVSTDKKSMTETFEIKIRNHKEQAVTVRVVEPLYRWTNWRVTDSSQKWVKKDSQTIEFNLPIEKDGEGVVRYTVSYSW